In a single window of the Ardenticatenales bacterium genome:
- a CDS encoding ParB/RepB/Spo0J family partition protein, which yields MAKRKALGRGLGALIPTENEEVNAGTGVISVSIAAIQPNPHQPRTAFSVDALQELADSIREHGLIQPLIVTQEGPHQFTLIAGERRWRACRLAGLESVPVVVKDVSPQARLELALVENIQRADLNPIEEAMAYNQLLRDFALTQVEAARRVGKSRAEVANKVGLLKLPPEVQAAVTNGQISYGHARTLITLPTPEAQISLMRQIIKHDYSVRQAEAVARKIREGEKPAPRLAPAQPPELRALEEALRDSLGTRVRVQKNRKGRGTVVIHFYSDEELQSIYEAIVKDGSG from the coding sequence ATGGCAAAAAGAAAGGCTCTTGGACGGGGATTGGGTGCGCTGATTCCCACGGAGAATGAGGAGGTAAATGCCGGCACGGGCGTGATTTCCGTCTCCATTGCCGCCATCCAGCCCAATCCACACCAGCCACGCACCGCTTTCTCGGTGGATGCGCTGCAAGAACTGGCCGATTCCATCCGTGAACATGGCCTGATTCAACCGCTGATTGTCACGCAGGAAGGACCGCACCAGTTTACGTTGATTGCGGGCGAGCGTCGTTGGCGCGCCTGCCGTTTGGCCGGGCTGGAAAGCGTGCCCGTCGTGGTCAAGGATGTGTCGCCGCAGGCGCGGCTAGAGTTGGCCCTGGTGGAGAATATCCAGCGGGCGGACCTGAATCCGATTGAAGAGGCGATGGCGTATAATCAACTGTTGCGGGATTTCGCGCTGACGCAAGTGGAGGCGGCGCGGCGGGTAGGCAAGAGCCGCGCGGAGGTGGCGAACAAGGTGGGGTTGCTGAAGCTGCCCCCGGAAGTGCAGGCCGCCGTCACGAACGGACAAATCAGTTATGGCCATGCGCGCACGCTGATCACGCTGCCCACGCCGGAAGCGCAGATCAGCCTGATGCGACAGATTATCAAGCACGATTATAGCGTGCGGCAGGCGGAAGCGGTTGCCCGCAAAATAAGAGAGGGGGAGAAGCCCGCGCCGCGACTGGCTCCGGCACAGCCGCCGGAACTGCGGGCGCTGGAGGAAGCGCTCCGTGATTCGCTGGGCACGCGGGTGCGTGTACAGAAGAATAGGAAGGGCCGCGGTACGGTTGTTATCCATTTTTACTCGGATGAAGAGCTGCAATCTATTTATGAAGCGATTGTGAAGGATGGCTCTGGTTGA
- a CDS encoding amidohydrolase, whose product MPAHLVLTNGHIHTLDPQRPIVSAVAITDGRILAVGGDAEMKALLAPGGEWIDLQGRGVTPGLVDAHVHFQWYSLSLRQIDLFEVPSLAEALRRIGAAAATGDGWLRGRGWTQELWAERRFPTAADLDAITGDKPAIFNHKSGHAAWVNSRALQLAHIHAQTPDPPGGHIQRDAAGLPTGILFEDAIDLVSRHVPPPTPAEVAEAMRQAQQNCWQAGLVGLHDFDGSTSFQALQMLHQNGELGLRVVKNIPARYVEQTAAVGLRSGFGDPWLRIGGIKIFADGALGPRTALMVAPYEGEPENRGIVVTDKEEMQQIASLASASGLSVTVHAIGDRANHDVLDVYEAVRREEAERLPPARFPLRHRIEHVQLLHPADERRLAQLGVIASMQPTHATSDMEMADRYWGERAQYSYAWRTVLNTGATLVFGSDCPIEPIEPLRGIYAAVTRRRPDGSHAPRGWFPTQKLTMAETIRAFTWAAAYTSGQDTETGTIAPGKQADLTIYDRDLFAVTDEALLDVRVEGTVIAGIFRHRAF is encoded by the coding sequence ATGCCGGCACATCTTGTACTCACCAACGGACACATTCACACACTAGACCCGCAACGCCCCATCGTTTCCGCCGTGGCCATAACCGATGGGCGCATCCTGGCCGTCGGCGGCGACGCGGAAATGAAAGCGTTGTTGGCCCCCGGCGGCGAGTGGATCGACCTGCAAGGGCGCGGCGTGACTCCCGGACTGGTAGACGCGCACGTCCATTTCCAATGGTACAGCCTCAGTCTGCGCCAGATTGACTTGTTCGAGGTCCCCAGCCTGGCGGAGGCGCTGCGGCGCATTGGCGCAGCGGCGGCCACGGGGGACGGCTGGCTGCGCGGTCGCGGCTGGACGCAAGAGCTATGGGCGGAGCGCCGCTTTCCCACGGCGGCTGATCTAGACGCGATCACGGGGGACAAACCGGCCATCTTCAATCATAAGAGCGGGCATGCCGCCTGGGTGAATTCGCGCGCCTTGCAACTTGCCCATATCCACGCCCAAACCCCCGATCCTCCAGGCGGGCACATCCAGCGCGACGCCGCCGGGCTACCCACGGGCATTCTGTTTGAGGATGCCATTGATCTCGTCTCGCGCCATGTGCCCCCGCCCACGCCCGCGGAAGTGGCGGAAGCCATGCGCCAGGCGCAGCAAAACTGCTGGCAGGCAGGGCTGGTCGGGCTGCACGACTTCGATGGCAGCACCAGCTTCCAGGCGTTGCAGATGTTGCATCAAAATGGGGAGTTAGGGCTGCGCGTGGTGAAGAACATTCCGGCGCGCTATGTCGAACAGACTGCCGCGGTGGGTTTGCGGTCGGGTTTTGGCGATCCCTGGCTGCGCATCGGCGGCATCAAGATATTCGCGGATGGCGCGCTGGGGCCGCGCACGGCGCTGATGGTGGCTCCCTACGAAGGAGAGCCGGAAAATCGCGGTATCGTGGTCACGGACAAGGAAGAGATGCAGCAGATTGCCAGCCTGGCCAGCGCCAGCGGCCTTAGCGTGACGGTCCATGCCATTGGCGACCGCGCTAACCATGACGTGCTGGATGTTTACGAAGCGGTGCGCCGGGAGGAGGCGGAGCGACTGCCTCCGGCCCGCTTCCCGCTGCGGCATCGCATTGAGCATGTGCAGCTCTTGCATCCGGCGGATGAGCGGCGGCTGGCGCAGTTGGGCGTCATCGCCTCCATGCAGCCGACGCACGCCACGTCGGATATGGAGATGGCGGACCGTTATTGGGGGGAGCGGGCACAGTACAGCTATGCGTGGCGCACGGTGCTAAACACAGGGGCAACGCTGGTATTTGGCTCTGACTGCCCCATTGAGCCGATTGAGCCATTGCGGGGCATTTATGCGGCGGTGACGCGGCGACGGCCCGATGGCAGTCATGCGCCGCGCGGCTGGTTCCCGACGCAAAAGCTGACGATGGCGGAGACGATTCGCGCGTTTACCTGGGCGGCGGCGTACACGAGTGGGCAGGACACCGAGACGGGAACGATTGCGCCGGGCAAGCAGGCGGACCTGACGATTTATGATCGGGATTTGTTCGCGGTGACGGATGAGGCGTTGTTGGATGTGCGAGTTGAGGGGACGGTGATTGCCGGCATTTTCCGCCACCGCGCCTTCTGA
- a CDS encoding carboxylate-amine ligase: protein MPPLTLGVEEEYQIIDPESRDLHSYITELLSQDRQRETRLNLMPELMQSQVEVGSHICRNVKEVRAELVRLRRAVCSLAAENGVQIAAASTHPFARWDKQQITEGIRYKELLDDMQGVAQRLLIFGMHVHVGFGSTPEDKNLMIEVMNEARYFIPHLLALSTSSPFWQGNYTGLKSYRSVVFEMLPRTGIPHSFSSWSEYKEYESILMKVGAFGRKDPVAKIWWDIRPHPRFDTLEFRISDICTTIDEAVCIAALFQAIVAKLVKLRRQNLSWRHYRQMYITENKWRAMRYGIKGQMIDFGMQEERPFHFLMEELLDILEDVVDELGSRDEVNYLHTILKNGTSADRQVRVYRQNGGDDNREEALKAVVDNLVRETKQGLGLD, encoded by the coding sequence ATGCCCCCGCTGACGCTCGGCGTCGAAGAAGAGTACCAGATTATTGATCCCGAAAGTCGAGACCTCCACTCCTATATCACGGAACTTTTGTCGCAGGACAGACAGCGCGAAACGCGGCTAAATTTAATGCCGGAGTTGATGCAATCGCAGGTCGAAGTCGGCAGCCATATCTGCCGCAACGTCAAGGAAGTGCGCGCGGAACTGGTGCGCTTGCGCCGCGCCGTCTGTTCGCTGGCGGCGGAAAACGGGGTGCAGATTGCCGCGGCCTCCACACATCCTTTTGCCCGGTGGGATAAGCAGCAGATTACGGAAGGCATTCGCTACAAGGAACTCCTGGACGACATGCAGGGCGTCGCCCAGCGCCTGCTCATTTTTGGCATGCACGTCCACGTCGGTTTTGGCTCCACCCCGGAAGACAAAAACCTGATGATTGAGGTCATGAACGAGGCGCGTTATTTTATTCCGCATTTGTTGGCGCTGTCTACAAGTTCTCCGTTCTGGCAGGGCAACTACACGGGGCTAAAATCTTACCGTAGCGTGGTCTTCGAGATGCTGCCGCGCACGGGCATCCCCCACTCCTTCTCCTCGTGGAGCGAGTATAAAGAGTATGAGTCGATCCTGATGAAGGTGGGCGCTTTTGGCCGGAAGGATCCGGTAGCGAAAATTTGGTGGGATATTCGGCCCCATCCTCGTTTTGATACGCTTGAGTTCCGCATTTCGGATATTTGCACGACGATTGATGAGGCGGTGTGCATTGCGGCCTTGTTCCAGGCCATTGTCGCCAAGTTGGTAAAGCTACGGCGGCAGAACCTTTCCTGGCGGCATTATCGGCAGATGTACATTACGGAAAACAAGTGGCGGGCCATGCGGTATGGTATCAAGGGGCAGATGATTGATTTTGGGATGCAGGAGGAGCGCCCCTTCCATTTCTTAATGGAAGAGTTGCTGGATATTCTGGAAGATGTGGTGGACGAGTTGGGCAGCCGCGATGAGGTGAACTATCTCCACACGATCCTGAAGAATGGCACGAGCGCGGATCGCCAGGTGCGCGTCTATCGCCAGAATGGCGGCGATGACAATCGGGAAGAGGCGTTGAAGGCGGTGGTGGATAATCTGGTACGGGAGACAAAGCAGGGGTTGGGGCTGGATTAG
- a CDS encoding alkaline phosphatase family protein, with amino-acid sequence MVSCPAGSLTQVTVDASRPHRVINGTKTSYVVEMTNPGPGIAAGSISVTADSPDWSALVANVDSGFSPLGTSVPTLLFSGLDVGQSRKFVITVSPQTTLTEGTPATFQVNASLNNGVSGCVELGAVIHDKPKVVMLGIDGFSPKYLFVGRDGNLNPPPQNQLTPNLNFFKSQSAWFPEGRSSLPAGTDMNVFAALSGSWPGTAGIPYVGVYFRGWDDNGYPVSGDITADDLRYGPNGDRALSIFDVAKDPTYGGDPQNFTAFISGKFQLDNLLRTGDETVLDMLTDGERRVYYMSEPQPYLLGDPPSDPNKDTDRDGININPPEEYRMHSYGVGNAGDNPTNNPEDRWVTINGLRIINAEDPDVMVIHLASVDKIQHGAGAANFPSEWSNNGTPDVMWDDLNVYNQNANREPTLDVVYEADAMSGLVFKRLVQRGLTNKALVVVYSDHSGVTYLNNDLPLATIVAQAGLSSMVRRYGGAAELGNIFLWNHEDADTVAQVLENYTVVHPITGETVHPFVVLTRQEMNSGVDNVIGVFARDGGAERGESYSEWLIEHPVDDNSRVVWPDLFIFAQERFEIVVPNVEYPVLGGHSGPMTSSTLLMMRGPGIANGVYSAQDTTLVDIMPTLYHLLGWDAPKNVDGRILTETLSEP; translated from the coding sequence ATGGTCTCTTGTCCGGCGGGGTCGTTGACGCAGGTTACGGTCGATGCCAGTCGGCCACATCGTGTGATCAACGGCACGAAGACGTCCTATGTGGTGGAGATGACGAATCCTGGACCGGGGATTGCCGCGGGGTCAATTTCCGTGACAGCGGATTCTCCAGATTGGAGTGCCCTGGTAGCGAACGTGGATAGCGGGTTCTCGCCGCTGGGCACGTCCGTTCCCACGCTTCTTTTCTCCGGTTTGGATGTGGGGCAGAGTCGCAAGTTCGTGATCACGGTCAGTCCGCAGACGACCTTGACGGAAGGGACGCCGGCAACCTTCCAGGTTAATGCCAGTTTGAACAATGGGGTGTCCGGCTGTGTGGAGTTGGGTGCGGTGATTCACGACAAGCCCAAGGTTGTGATGCTGGGCATTGATGGATTTAGCCCCAAGTATTTGTTCGTTGGGCGTGATGGTAACCTCAACCCGCCGCCACAAAACCAATTGACGCCGAACTTGAATTTTTTCAAGAGCCAATCCGCCTGGTTCCCGGAAGGGCGTTCTTCGTTGCCGGCAGGAACGGACATGAACGTGTTCGCCGCTTTGTCAGGAAGTTGGCCGGGTACTGCCGGCATTCCCTACGTCGGCGTCTACTTCCGGGGGTGGGATGACAATGGCTACCCCGTTTCTGGCGACATCACCGCCGATGACCTGCGCTACGGTCCTAATGGCGATCGCGCCCTCTCCATTTTCGACGTTGCCAAAGACCCCACCTACGGCGGCGACCCGCAAAACTTCACCGCCTTCATTTCCGGCAAATTCCAGTTGGACAACCTCCTGCGCACGGGCGACGAGACCGTGCTGGACATGCTCACGGACGGCGAGCGCCGCGTCTACTACATGTCCGAGCCGCAGCCCTACCTGCTGGGCGATCCGCCATCCGACCCCAACAAGGATACGGACCGCGATGGCATCAACATCAATCCGCCGGAAGAGTATCGTATGCACTCTTACGGCGTGGGGAACGCGGGCGACAATCCTACCAACAATCCCGAAGACCGCTGGGTTACTATCAACGGGTTGCGCATTATCAATGCCGAAGACCCAGATGTGATGGTGATTCATCTGGCCAGTGTGGATAAAATCCAGCATGGCGCGGGTGCAGCCAATTTCCCATCAGAATGGTCCAACAATGGTACGCCCGACGTGATGTGGGATGATCTGAATGTTTATAACCAAAACGCGAATCGCGAACCCACTCTGGATGTTGTTTACGAAGCGGACGCGATGAGTGGGCTGGTGTTCAAACGGTTGGTGCAGCGCGGATTGACCAACAAGGCGCTGGTGGTTGTTTACTCGGACCACAGCGGGGTGACCTATCTAAACAATGACCTGCCCCTGGCGACGATAGTTGCTCAGGCAGGGTTGAGTTCAATGGTGCGTCGTTATGGTGGCGCCGCGGAGTTGGGTAATATCTTTCTTTGGAATCATGAAGACGCGGACACCGTGGCCCAGGTGCTGGAAAACTACACGGTGGTTCATCCGATTACGGGCGAAACGGTGCATCCCTTTGTTGTGCTCACGCGGCAAGAGATGAACAGCGGCGTGGATAACGTGATCGGCGTGTTTGCCCGCGATGGGGGCGCCGAGCGCGGTGAGTCGTACAGTGAGTGGTTGATTGAGCATCCGGTGGACGATAATAGCAGGGTGGTGTGGCCGGACCTGTTCATTTTCGCGCAGGAACGCTTCGAGATAGTGGTTCCCAACGTGGAATACCCGGTTCTGGGCGGCCATTCGGGGCCGATGACATCGTCAACGTTGTTGATGATGCGCGGTCCGGGCATTGCCAATGGCGTCTATAGTGCGCAGGATACGACGTTGGTGGACATTATGCCTACGTTGTACCATCTGTTGGGTTGGGATGCGCCGAAGAATGTGGATGGGCGCATTCTTACCGAGACTTTGTCGGAACCGTAG
- a CDS encoding leucyl aminopeptidase — MNIQIVNGSIQEATADTLIVNLFAGVTTPAGATGAVDRALGGAISELIASGDLTGKAGEVGVLYPRGAIPARRVLVVGLGQRDKFNLEGVRRAAAAGIKRARALNGKQVATIVHGAGVAKLDVTAAAQATIEGSLLADYRFDAPKQQAEEPGGIERLMVVEFDAGKLEAINTGARLAEAMVAGATLARDLVNMPPNYATPTRMAQAAEEIAAAHGMGITVGDREWAAAHNMGAFLAVAKGAGDPPRFIVLEHNGARDDLDTIVLVGKGITFDTGGISIKPSADMGNMKSDMAGAAAVLGAMKTVGLLDLPLRVIGITPCTENKPDADAYRPADVITASNGKTIEIISTDAEGRMVLADALVYASRYRPRAVVDLATLTGACVVALGLGMAAGIFCAHPDLQQKLLTAADATHERLWPLPLWEDYREAIKSDVADMKNSGGRMGGVATSAVFLQSFTDYPWAHLDIAGMALTGKDNGYIPRGGTGFGVRLLVEFLRQWTA; from the coding sequence ATGAACATACAAATCGTCAACGGCAGCATTCAAGAGGCAACAGCGGACACCTTGATCGTTAACCTGTTTGCGGGCGTGACGACGCCGGCAGGCGCGACAGGCGCGGTGGATCGGGCACTCGGGGGGGCCATTAGCGAGTTGATCGCTTCCGGCGACCTCACGGGCAAGGCCGGCGAAGTCGGCGTCCTCTACCCACGTGGGGCCATTCCGGCGCGGCGCGTCCTCGTCGTGGGCCTGGGGCAGCGGGACAAGTTCAACCTGGAAGGGGTGCGGCGGGCGGCGGCGGCGGGCATCAAACGGGCGCGCGCCCTCAACGGCAAACAAGTGGCGACGATTGTGCATGGCGCGGGCGTGGCAAAGCTGGACGTGACGGCGGCGGCGCAGGCGACCATCGAAGGGAGTCTGCTGGCGGATTACCGTTTTGACGCGCCGAAACAGCAGGCGGAGGAGCCGGGTGGGATTGAGCGGTTAATGGTGGTGGAGTTTGATGCCGGCAAACTCGAAGCCATCAACACCGGTGCCCGCCTGGCGGAAGCAATGGTCGCGGGCGCGACGCTGGCGCGGGACCTGGTGAATATGCCCCCGAACTACGCCACGCCGACGCGCATGGCGCAGGCCGCGGAGGAGATCGCCGCCGCGCACGGCATGGGAATCACCGTGGGCGACCGCGAGTGGGCGGCGGCGCACAACATGGGTGCGTTCCTGGCCGTGGCCAAAGGCGCGGGAGACCCGCCGCGGTTTATTGTGCTGGAGCATAATGGCGCGCGCGACGATCTGGATACGATTGTGCTGGTAGGCAAGGGAATCACCTTTGACACAGGCGGGATTTCCATCAAGCCATCCGCCGATATGGGAAACATGAAGTCGGACATGGCCGGCGCGGCGGCAGTGCTGGGCGCGATGAAGACGGTGGGGCTGCTGGACTTGCCGCTGCGCGTGATCGGCATCACGCCTTGCACGGAGAACAAGCCGGACGCGGACGCTTATCGCCCGGCGGACGTGATCACGGCGAGTAATGGGAAGACGATTGAGATTATCAGCACGGACGCGGAAGGGCGCATGGTGCTGGCGGATGCGCTGGTGTATGCCAGTCGCTACCGGCCACGGGCGGTGGTGGACCTGGCGACGCTGACGGGGGCGTGTGTGGTGGCGTTGGGGTTGGGGATGGCTGCCGGCATTTTCTGCGCGCACCCTGATCTACAACAGAAACTCCTGACCGCTGCCGACGCCACGCATGAGCGGCTCTGGCCCCTGCCCCTCTGGGAAGATTACCGCGAGGCGATCAAGTCGGACGTGGCGGATATGAAGAACAGCGGCGGGCGCATGGGCGGCGTGGCCACCAGTGCCGTATTCCTGCAATCGTTTACGGATTACCCGTGGGCGCATCTGGATATTGCCGGCATGGCCTTGACCGGCAAAGATAACGGCTACATCCCCCGTGGCGGCACAGGCTTCGGCGTGCGCCTGCTGGTGGAGTTCCTGCGCCAGTGGACAGCCTGA
- a CDS encoding alpha-amylase: protein MADDTRAAFRQLVIYEVYVRNHGANGTFADVQADLPRIKRMGVDVVWFMPIHPIGRVKRKGVLGCPYAVADYTQTNPEYGSKADFARLVAAAHDLGLKVMIDVVYNHTAADSVLVRDHPHWFHQDDRGEPVTTVPAWSDVIDLKYGDPALNTYLVDALKGWVALGVDGFRCDVASLVPLSFWRQARQEIAAMKPGVIWLAESVHLSFLEERRRAGLSGYADAEIYAAFDLTYDYDIWSAWEGVVAGILPPRDYLQALRLQDAIYPANFIKMRCVENHDQPRIAARVPDRARNQAWTAFAAFNKGAFLIYGGQESENRHTPTLFDVEKVIWGDYPLQPFLTRLARLKKDPIVTEGQFTLLADEPALIACWQAPAGGLMGIFNIHGGGGAVSLPLPDGVYADALSDSSITVSDGRAAMPTAAAILRYHTPIDAPLVYTPLLDYRG, encoded by the coding sequence ATGGCTGACGACACGCGGGCGGCTTTCCGCCAACTCGTTATTTATGAAGTGTATGTGCGCAATCATGGGGCAAATGGCACGTTCGCCGACGTGCAGGCGGACCTGCCGCGCATCAAGCGCATGGGCGTAGACGTCGTCTGGTTTATGCCCATCCACCCGATTGGCCGCGTCAAACGCAAAGGGGTGCTGGGCTGCCCTTATGCGGTTGCTGACTACACGCAAACCAATCCAGAATACGGCAGCAAGGCGGATTTTGCTCGCCTGGTAGCAGCCGCGCACGACCTGGGGCTAAAAGTGATGATTGATGTGGTCTACAATCACACCGCTGCCGATTCGGTGCTGGTGCGAGACCATCCCCACTGGTTCCACCAGGATGATCGGGGCGAGCCGGTGACGACCGTGCCGGCATGGAGCGACGTGATTGACCTCAAATATGGCGATCCGGCGCTGAATACGTACCTGGTTGACGCGCTCAAGGGCTGGGTGGCGTTGGGCGTGGATGGCTTTCGCTGCGATGTGGCCTCGCTGGTTCCGCTGTCATTCTGGCGGCAGGCGCGGCAGGAGATCGCGGCAATGAAGCCGGGCGTGATCTGGCTGGCGGAGTCGGTGCATCTCAGTTTCCTGGAAGAGCGGCGGCGCGCCGGGCTGAGCGGCTACGCGGACGCGGAGATTTATGCCGCGTTTGATTTGACGTATGATTATGATATTTGGTCGGCGTGGGAGGGGGTTGTTGCCGGCATTCTTCCCCCCCGCGACTACCTGCAAGCCCTGCGCCTGCAAGACGCCATCTACCCCGCCAACTTCATCAAAATGCGCTGCGTCGAAAACCACGACCAGCCCCGCATCGCCGCCCGTGTCCCCGACCGCGCCCGCAACCAGGCCTGGACCGCCTTCGCCGCCTTCAACAAAGGGGCATTCCTCATCTACGGCGGGCAGGAATCGGAAAACCGCCATACACCCACCCTGTTCGACGTGGAAAAAGTCATCTGGGGCGACTACCCGCTGCAGCCCTTCCTCACGCGGCTGGCGCGGCTGAAAAAAGACCCCATCGTCACCGAGGGACAGTTCACCCTGCTGGCAGACGAACCCGCCCTCATCGCCTGCTGGCAAGCTCCCGCCGGCGGGCTGATGGGCATCTTCAACATCCACGGCGGCGGCGGAGCGGTTTCGCTGCCGCTGCCCGATGGCGTGTATGCGGATGCACTCAGCGACAGCAGCATCACCGTCAGCGACGGGCGCGCGGCCATGCCCACCGCCGCCGCCATCCTGCGCTATCACACCCCCATTGACGCACCACTCGTTTACACGCCGCTGCTGGATTATCGCGGCTAG
- the rocD gene encoding ornithine--oxo-acid transaminase encodes MNSQHFIELDETYSAHNYHPLDVVIERAEGVWVYDVDGHKYLDCLSAYSAVNQGHCHPEIKAAAVAQLERVTLTSRAFRNDQMGPFLRELCEIAGYEMALPMNTGAEAVETAIKAARKWGYQVKGVPQNEAEIIVCEGNFAGRTVTVISFSSEPQYKQDFGPFTPGFKIIPYGDADALAAAMTPNTVAFLVEPIQGEGGVVVPPDGYLARAAEICRHNNILFMADEIQTGLGRTGRLFACQHENVRPDVTIIGKALSGGFYPVSAVLSDKDVLGLFRPGDHGSTFGGNPLGAAIARAALRVLVKEQMPQRSQELGDYFKGRLMRIESPHIAEVRGRGLFIGVVLNTKARRFCEALQERGILCKETHENVIRFAPPLIIQKEEIDWALSQIEPVLMAA; translated from the coding sequence GTGAACAGCCAACATTTCATCGAACTTGACGAGACCTACAGCGCCCATAACTATCATCCGCTTGATGTCGTAATTGAGCGAGCAGAGGGTGTGTGGGTATATGACGTTGACGGACACAAATATCTGGACTGCCTCAGCGCCTATTCCGCCGTCAACCAGGGCCACTGCCACCCGGAAATCAAAGCCGCCGCCGTGGCCCAGCTTGAGCGCGTCACGCTGACTTCGCGCGCCTTCCGCAACGACCAGATGGGGCCGTTTCTGCGGGAATTGTGCGAGATCGCGGGGTACGAGATGGCGCTGCCCATGAACACGGGCGCGGAAGCGGTGGAAACGGCTATCAAGGCGGCGCGCAAGTGGGGCTACCAGGTGAAGGGTGTGCCGCAAAATGAGGCGGAGATTATCGTTTGCGAAGGCAATTTCGCCGGTCGTACCGTAACCGTCATCAGTTTTTCCAGCGAACCACAGTACAAGCAGGATTTTGGTCCGTTCACGCCGGGCTTCAAGATTATTCCCTATGGCGACGCCGATGCGCTGGCGGCGGCGATGACGCCGAATACGGTGGCCTTCCTGGTGGAACCGATTCAGGGCGAAGGGGGCGTGGTTGTTCCTCCTGATGGCTACCTGGCGCGCGCAGCGGAAATATGCCGGCACAACAACATCCTCTTCATGGCCGACGAAATCCAGACAGGCCTGGGTCGCACCGGTCGCCTCTTCGCCTGCCAGCACGAAAACGTGCGCCCCGACGTCACCATCATCGGCAAAGCCCTCAGCGGCGGCTTCTACCCCGTCTCCGCCGTCCTCAGCGACAAAGACGTTCTGGGACTCTTCCGCCCCGGCGACCACGGCAGCACTTTCGGCGGTAACCCCCTGGGCGCAGCCATTGCCCGCGCCGCGCTTCGCGTTCTGGTCAAGGAGCAAATGCCGCAACGCTCGCAGGAATTAGGCGACTACTTCAAAGGGCGGCTCATGCGCATCGAAAGCCCACACATCGCCGAAGTTCGCGGGCGCGGCCTGTTCATTGGCGTCGTGCTGAACACCAAAGCCCGCCGCTTCTGCGAGGCGCTGCAAGAGCGTGGCATCCTCTGCAAAGAGACGCACGAAAACGTGATCCGCTTCGCCCCACCCTTGATCATTCAAAAAGAAGAGATTGATTGGGCCTTGAGCCAGATAGAACCCGTTTTGATGGCGGCGTAA
- a CDS encoding substrate-binding domain-containing protein: MAALTRRRRALLWLWLAALLLAGCRQNMPAPVPLPTATPLPAVLRVGVATSAARLIDLTGDTYADETDRAVPAFVTGNEAALYADLDAGTLDAVLVHTIPAARHDWFNPIAVDGLVLLVHPTNPARDLTLNQVQDIFSGRTLTWGGVGGVGGADLPIQLFSREENAGTRNLFRDRIMAEQRVAITAIIAPDDAAMQEAVAAAPGGIGYSMMGQAMGNEAVRPLTINGIPPTPSTTADQTYPLTVPLYFVSPAEPQGELRAFLAWLQSDAGQAFLSENYGRIR, from the coding sequence ATGGCTGCGCTGACCAGACGCCGCCGGGCGTTGCTCTGGCTCTGGTTGGCGGCGCTTTTGTTGGCGGGATGCCGGCAGAACATGCCTGCACCTGTTCCCCTCCCCACCGCGACCCCGCTGCCCGCCGTTTTGCGCGTGGGTGTTGCCACCAGCGCCGCCCGCCTGATTGACCTGACGGGGGACACGTACGCCGACGAGACGGACCGCGCCGTGCCGGCATTTGTCACCGGAAATGAAGCCGCCCTCTACGCCGACCTCGATGCCGGCACATTGGACGCCGTCCTCGTTCACACCATCCCCGCCGCACGTCACGATTGGTTCAATCCCATCGCCGTCGATGGGTTGGTCTTGTTGGTCCATCCGACCAACCCCGCGCGCGACCTGACGCTAAACCAGGTTCAGGACATCTTCAGCGGGCGGACGTTGACGTGGGGCGGCGTGGGCGGCGTGGGCGGCGCGGATTTGCCTATCCAACTATTCAGCCGCGAGGAAAATGCCGGCACGCGCAACCTGTTCCGCGACCGCATCATGGCCGAACAGCGCGTGGCGATCACGGCCATCATTGCCCCGGACGACGCCGCCATGCAAGAGGCCGTCGCCGCCGCGCCCGGTGGCATTGGCTACAGCATGATGGGGCAGGCAATGGGGAACGAGGCAGTGCGCCCGTTGACCATCAACGGCATCCCCCCCACCCCCAGCACCACCGCCGACCAGACCTACCCCCTCACCGTCCCCCTCTACTTCGTCAGCCCCGCCGAGCCGCAAGGCGAACTCCGCGCCTTCCTCGCCTGGCTGCAAAGCGACGCCGGGCAGGCCTTCCTCAGTGAAAATTACGGGCGTATACGGTAA